One Solanum pennellii chromosome 9, SPENNV200 DNA segment encodes these proteins:
- the LOC107031161 gene encoding glycine-rich protein-like translates to MGSKAILFLGLFLAIFLMISSEVAARELAAETTNAVKLDNENAVNVDHYYGKGYGKRKKCYSCCKKYKYGCKKYCCSYEEYVAAQTQN, encoded by the exons atggGTTCCAAGGCAATTTTGTTTCTTGGTCTTTTTTTGGCTATTTTCTTAATGATAAGCTCTGAGGTTGCAGCTAGGGAGTTGGCAGCTGAGACTACCAATG CGGTGAAATTGGATAACGAGAATGCAGTAAACGTCGATCATTATTATGGTAAGGGCTATGGCAAACGTAAGAAATGTTATAGTTGCtgcaaaaaatacaaatatggatGCAAAAAATACTGCTGCTCTTATGAAGAATATGTTGCTGCCCAGACTCAAAACTGA
- the LOC114078617 gene encoding ctenidin-1-like produces MGSKTFMFLGLFLAIYVMISSEVVAKELSETSEDKSKKSNNKNVVHEDQFGGYPGGGYPGGGGGYPGGGGGGYPRGGYPGGGRGGGGGYPSGGRGRGRYPGGGRGGYPGVGRGRGGYPGGGRGGGGYPGGGRGGGGRGGGGVGYCRNGCCNGNNYECYSCC; encoded by the exons ATGGGTTCCAAGACATTTATGTTCCTTGGCCTTTTTTTGGCTATTTATGTAATGATAAGCTCTGAGGTTGTAGCTAAAGAGTTGAGTGAGACTTCAGAAGATAAGT CAAAGAAATCCAATAACAAGAATGTAGTACATGAAGACCAATTTGGTGGCTACCCTGGTGGTGGATACCCCGGCGGTGGTGGCGGATATCCTGGCGGTGGTGGCGGAGGCTATCCCAGAGGTGGATACCCTGGCGGTGGCCGCGGTGGTGGTGGTGGCTACCCTAGCGGCGGTCGTGGTAGAGGCAGATATCCTGGTGGTGGCCGCGGTGGTTACCCTGGCGTTGGTCGCGGACGTGGTGGATATCCTGGCGGCGGACGTGGTGGTGGTGGATACCCTGGCGGTGGACGTGGTGGCGGCGGACGTGGTGGTGGTGGTGTAGGGTACTGCCGCAATGGTTGTTGCAACGGCAACAACTATGAGTGCTATAGTTGCTGTTAA